The Meriones unguiculatus strain TT.TT164.6M chromosome 6, Bangor_MerUng_6.1, whole genome shotgun sequence genome has a window encoding:
- the Msl2 gene encoding E3 ubiquitin-protein ligase MSL2 has product MNPVNATALYISASRLVLNYDPGDPKAFTEINRLLPYFRQSLSCCVCGHLLQDPIAPTNSTCQHYVCKTCKGKKMMMKPSCSWCKDYEQFEENKQLSILVNCYKKLCEYITQTTLARDIIEAVDCSSDILALLNDGSLFCEETEKPSDSSFTLCLTHSPLPSTSEPTADPQASLSPMSESTLSIAIGSSVINGLPTYNGLSIDRFGINIPSPEHPNTIDVCNTVDIKTEDLSDSLPPVCDTVATDLCSTGIDICSFSEDIKPGDSLLLSVEEVLRSLETVSNTEVCCPNLQPNLEATVSNGPFLQLSSQSLSHNVFMSTSPTLHGLSCTAATPKAAKLNRKRSRSESDSEKVQPLPISTIIRGPTLGASAPVTVKRESKISLQPIATVPNGGTTPKISKTVLLSTKSMKKSHEHGSKKSHSKSKPGILKKDKAVKEKIPSHHFMPGSPTKTVYKKPQEKKGCKCGRATQNPSVLTCRGQRCPCYSNRKACLDCICRGCQNSYMANGEKKLEAFAVPEKALEQTRLTLGINVTSIAVRNASTSTSVINVTGSPVTTFLAASTHDDKSLDEAIDMRFDC; this is encoded by the coding sequence GACATTTGCTACAAGATCCTATTGCACCCACCAACTCCACCTGCCAACACTATGTCTGCAAAACTTGTAAAGGCAAGAAAATGATGATGAAGCCTTCATGTAGCTGGTGCAAAGACTATGAGCAGTTTGAGGAAAACAAGCAGTTAAGCATCCTAGTGAACTGCTACAAGAAACTATGTGAATATATAACCCAGACAACACTGGCGCGGGATATAATAGAAGCAGTTGACTGCTCTTCTGATATTTTAGCTTTGCTTAATGATGGATCATTGTTTTGTGAGGAGACAGAGAAACCTTCAGATTCATCTTTCACTCTGTGTTTGACACATTCCCCTTTACCTTCAACTTCAGAACCCACAGCTGATCCTCAAGCTAGTTTATCTCCAATGTCTGAAAGTACCCTCAGCATTGCCATTGGCAGTTCTGTTATCAATGGGTTGCCTACTTACAATGGGCTTTCAATAGATAGATTTGGGATAAATATCCCTTCGCCTGAACATCCAAATACGATTGATGTATGTAATACTGTTGATATAAAAACTGAGGATCTGTCTGACAGCCTGCCACCTGTCTGTGACACGGTAGCCACTGACTTATGCTCCACAGGTATTGATATCTGTAGTTTCAGTGAAGACATAAAACCTGGTGACTCTCTCTTGCTGAGCGTTGAGGAAGTACTTCGCAGCTTAGAAACTGTTTCAAATACAGAGGTTTGCTGCCCTAATTTGCAGCCAAACTTGGAAGCCACTGTATCCAATGGACCTTTTttgcagctttcttcccagtctcTTAGCCATAATGTTTTCATGTCTACCAGCCCTACACTTCATGGGTTATCATGTACAGCAGCAACTCCGAAGGCAGCAAAGTTGAATCGAAAACGATCCAGGTCTGAGAGCGACAGTGAGAAAGTTCAGCCACTTCCGATTTCTACCATTATCCGAGGCCCAACACTGGGGGCATCTGCTCCTGTGACCGTGAAACGGGAAAGCAAAATCTCTCTTCAACCTATAGCAACTGTTCCAAATGGAGGCACGACACCCAAGATCAGCAAAACTGTACTTTTATCTACTAAAAGCATGAAAAAAAGTCATGAACACGGATCCAAGAAATCCCACTCTAAATCCAAGCCAGGTATTCTTAAAAAAGACAAAGCAGTAAAGGAAAAGATTCCTAGTCATCATTTTATGCCAGGAAGTCCTACCAAGACTGTGTACAAAAAGCCCCAGGAAAAGAAAGGATGTAAATGTGGGCGTGCTACTCAAAATCCAAGTGTTCTTACATGCCGCGGCCAACGCTGCCCTTGCTACTCTAACCGGAAAGCCTGCTTAGATTGTATATGTCGTGGCTGCCAAAACTCCTATATGGCCAATGGGGAGAAGAAGCTGGAGGCATTTGCGGTGCCAGAAAAGGCCTTGGAGCAGACCAGGCTCACTTTGGGCATTAATGTGACTAGCATTGCTGTGCGTAATGCAAGTACCAGCACCAGTGTAATTAATGTCACAGGGTCCCCAGTAACAACATTTTTAGCTGCCAGTACACATGATGATAAAAGTTTGGATGAAGCTATAGATATGAGATTCGACTGTTAA